In Picosynechococcus sp. PCC 7002, the following are encoded in one genomic region:
- a CDS encoding endonuclease NucS domain-containing protein — translation MAIYDKPVRFLMKDMVDAFGLQNGQSFVRQQAIDWFVQHYPKIKKGTITAHLIRLSVNAPSRLHYSPKVGEDDFFFQIDSNHFRLYDAKQDPLPIHSVTSAAQRQDSEVLDEEINLGISTEFAYESDLRDYLAENLQVIEPGLRLYEEEGITGVEFPVGGRFIDILAVDCNDNFVVIELKVSRGYDRVIGQLLRYMAWIQKNQAEPEQKVRGIIVAREISEDLILACSLMPNVELFEYELSLALKQVHPVSSDT, via the coding sequence ATGGCAATTTACGATAAACCAGTTAGATTTTTGATGAAGGATATGGTCGATGCCTTTGGTTTACAAAACGGACAGAGTTTCGTTAGGCAGCAGGCAATCGATTGGTTTGTACAGCATTATCCGAAGATCAAGAAGGGTACTATCACAGCTCACTTAATTCGCTTATCGGTCAACGCACCGAGCAGACTGCATTACTCCCCAAAAGTTGGTGAAGATGATTTTTTCTTCCAAATCGATAGCAACCATTTTCGCTTATATGATGCCAAGCAAGATCCATTGCCCATTCACAGCGTAACGAGTGCTGCACAACGTCAAGACTCAGAAGTTTTAGACGAAGAAATAAACCTGGGAATTTCGACAGAGTTTGCCTATGAATCAGACTTGCGTGATTATCTAGCCGAAAACCTGCAAGTTATTGAACCAGGGTTGAGGCTATATGAGGAAGAAGGAATAACAGGTGTTGAGTTTCCTGTTGGGGGACGTTTCATTGATATTCTTGCAGTGGATTGCAATGATAATTTTGTAGTTATTGAGCTTAAAGTATCTCGTGGCTATGATCGTGTAATCGGTCAACTATTGCGCTACATGGCATGGATACAGAAAAATCAAGCAGAGCCAGAGCAGAAAGTTAGAGGTATTATCGTAGCCAGGGAAATCAGTGAAGATTTGATACTCGCTTGCTCTCTGATGCCTAATGTTGAGTTATTTGAGTATGAGTTATCACTCGCCCTCAAGCAGGTTCATCCAGTTAGCAGCGACACCTAA